The Meriones unguiculatus strain TT.TT164.6M chromosome 3, Bangor_MerUng_6.1, whole genome shotgun sequence genomic sequence ACCAGAACAGTTACTCATGAAATTGCCCAAGAAGAAAACAGAGTGTGTTAAAGGATAATTTCCATTGTCATCCTGATTTTACAAATAACAAATTCAATTCcacaaaatttaattttcataaatatttcgTTATTGTACAGGGCCAGAAGAGGggaatttaatctttaaaacagatttgttttctgtattaatCACCAGCTAGTAAAAATAAATTGCTCCTGTAATAATGTTGGAATTTTTTTCCCCAACATCAAATCAGACAATTCTTGTGGTGGCATTCGAAAaatattggggggggggagcatttgcatttaaaaaataaacctcaGGTTGCATTCACAGACCTAGGCAAGCACAACTAGCTTATCAGTATTCTCCACCCCTCCCAGTCCCAAGGCctcagctaaaaacaaaacaaaacaacaacagcgaCAATCTCAGGTCCGCGCCTGCTTTCAACGAAAAGTGTCTCCCATCCTCCTATTTCTCCCGGCCGCCGCTCTCCTCCCAGCACGCTTCAAATCAAGTAAAACAAAGAACTGAGCTGGCTAGTGGTGAAGGTTGTGGGGGCGGAAACCCAACCAACTAAACTTGGGGTGCGTGGCTGAACCGCACGCCCAGGCCCCTGTCCTCCGGCGGCCGGGCAGCGCCGGGCGACTCACCGTGGCATTTGATGTCGCCCTGGGAGTCCTCCCTCTTGTCCAGCTTGCTCTTGCTGTCCTCCTGCTCCAGCTTCGGCCGGAAGCTGTCGTGCGCCGCGGCACCCTCCTGCTTCGGCGTGTGGTGGGGAGAGGAGACGCTGGTGCTGTAGGGCGCGCAGGCCGCCAGCGGTTTGCTGTCCCCCAAGATGTCCTTAATCagaaaggaggaggtggaagTCCGGGGGGCCGAGGCGGCCGAGCCCAGCTGCTGAGCCGCGGGCGGCGGCTGCGGAGGCGAAGGCTGCAGGCTCTGCGCGGGGGCCGCGGCCGGCGGCGGCGGGTGGCCGTGgtgcaggtggtggtggtgcgggCCGTCCGTCCCGAGGTGCGGCTCCGGGGCCTCCAAGGTGACCGAGATGGGGGACGAGGGCGCCGTGCCCACGGTGTCGATCTCCGAGCAGGGGGAGGGGGTGGCCTGGCTCCGAAAATCCGTGCCCCTCGCCTCTCCGAGGGAGCGGAAATCTCCGTTCATCACGCCGGGGCTGCCCGAAGCGGCGCCGGACAGGATCGTGTCTATTCCGAAACTCGAGCCGCTGGCCCCTTCCATCGCCGTCATTTCACCATGAGGTCCGCGCCACTCCGCGGGTCAGCCGCCGCCGGCACCCGGCAAGGCGAAG encodes the following:
- the Barhl2 gene encoding barH-like 2 homeobox protein, whose product is MTAMEGASGSSFGIDTILSGAASGSPGVMNGDFRSLGEARGTDFRSQATPSPCSEIDTVGTAPSSPISVTLEAPEPHLGTDGPHHHHLHHGHPPPPAAAPAQSLQPSPPQPPPAAQQLGSAASAPRTSTSSFLIKDILGDSKPLAACAPYSTSVSSPHHTPKQEGAAAHDSFRPKLEQEDSKSKLDKREDSQGDIKCHGTKEEGDREITSSRESPPVRAKKPRKARTAFSDHQLNQLERSFERQKYLSVQDRMDLAAALNLTDTQVKTWYQNRRTKWKRQTAVGLELLAEAGNYSALQRMLPSPYFYHPSLLGGMDSAAAAAAAAMYSSMYRTPPAPHPQLQRPLVPRVLIHGLGPGGQPALNPLSNPLPGTPHPR